From the Erythrolamprus reginae isolate rEryReg1 chromosome Z, rEryReg1.hap1, whole genome shotgun sequence genome, one window contains:
- the LOC139153673 gene encoding olfactory receptor 6X1-like translates to MDVTNCTRPAHFLLVGLSTFGRMESMMYAIAFLLYLLSLMGNGLIIMIVIVDHHLQKPMYFFLSNLSLIDIGHTTSFIPKLLLNYLSANNSICFHCCVTQLCFYFLFGVTEFFIITLISLDRYVAICHPLRYATIMTSGVCLKLAMGAWFGGFISIICQVVMIAKLPYCTSNVINHFFCDVGPVLKIAGGDTVIIETLGFLVSVVVIMSSLLFTLISYLFIIFTILRMPTSSRQQRAFPTCASHLIVVFILYGSVFFVYLRPTVKNSSFRVMKVVSIVYTMITPVLNPFIYTIRNNEVKEAVQKMIARNIPVLPCFKKDRD, encoded by the coding sequence ATGGATGTGACCAACTGTACAAGACCTGCGCATTTCCTCCTGGTTGGATTGTCCACATTTGGGAGAATGGAAAGCATGATGTACGCTATTGCCTTTCTCCTCTACCTTCTGAGTCTGATGGGCAACGGACTCATCATCATGATAGTAATTGTGGACCACCATCTCCAGAAACCCATGTATTTCTTCCTTAGCAACCTTTCTTTAATTGACATTGGACATACCACATCCTTCATACCCAAGCTGTTGCTCAATTACCTCTCTGCTAACAATTCCATTTGTTTTCATTGCTGTGTAACTCAGTTgtgtttctattttcttttcggAGTCACTGAATTTTTCATCATCACTTTGATATCCTTGGACAGATATGTAGCCATTTGCCATCCTTTGAGATACGCTACTATCATGACTTCAGGGGTCTGCCTTAAGCTGGCAATGGGAGCCTGGTTTGGAGGTTTTATCTCCATAATTTGTCAAGTAGTGATGATTGCAAAACTACCCTACTGCACTTCCAATGTTATCAACCATTTCTTTTGTGATGTTGGACCAGTGTTGAAGATTGCAGGAGGAGACACAGTTATTATTGAAACCCTTGGTTTCCTAGTTTCTGTGGTAGTGATAATGTCCTCCTTGCTTTTCACCCTCATTTCTTACCTTTTCATCATCTTCACCATCCTTCGAATGCCTACATCCTCCAGACAGCAGAGGGCATTTCCTACATGTGCTTCACATCTGATTGTAGTTTTCATTTTGTACGGCTCCGTCTTTTTTGTCTACCTAAGGCCAACAGTCAAGAACTCTTCCTTTAGAGTAATGAAGGTTGTCTCCATTGTTTACACAATGATCACCCCAGTGCTCAATCCTTTCATCTACACCATTAGGAACAATGAAGTCAAAGAAGCTGTTCAGAAAATGATAGCAAGAAATATTCCAGTTCTCCCCTGTTTTAAAAAGGACAGGGATTGA
- the LOC139154282 gene encoding olfactory receptor 6X1-like, with the protein MNVTNCTRPTQFILVGLPSVLGLESVMYASIFLLYILSLMGNGLIITIVITDCHLQKPMYFFLSNLSVKDIGYTTVFIPKLLFNYLSVNHSICFYCCVIQLCFYFLFGVTEFFIITLISLDRYIAICHPLRHSTIMSPRVCLKLAISAWFGGFFSIIFQVVMIANLPYCSSNIVDHFYCDVGPVLKIAGGDTRLIEALGFLVAVVVIVSSLVFTLISYLFILYTIVRMPSTSRQQRTFSTCASHLIVVSLLYGSVFFVYLRPTVKNSSFSMMKSVAILYTFITPVLNPFIYSIRNNEVKDSVSKMVQRMVQGL; encoded by the coding sequence ATGAATGTGACCAATTGCACAAGACCAACTCAATTCATTCTTGTAGGATTGCCAAGTGTTTTGGGACTGGAAAGTGTCATGTATGCCAGCATCTTTCTGCTCTACATCCTGAGCCTGATGGGCAATGGGCTCATCATTACGATAGTAATCACAGACTGCCATCTCCAGAAACCCATGTACTTTTTCCTTAGCAACCTTTCTGTCAAAGACATTGGATACACCACGGTCTTTATACCCAAGCTGTTGTTCAATTATCTCTCTGTGAACCATTCcatctgtttttattgctgtgtgATACAATTGTGCTTCTACTTCCTTTTCGGAGTCACTGAATTTTTCATCATCACTTTGATCTCCTTGGATAGATACATAGCCATTTGCCATCCTTTGAGACACTCCACTATCATGAGTCCTAGGGTCTGCCTTAAGCTGGCTATATCCGCCTGGTTTGGTGGATTTTTCTCCATAATTTTCCAGGTAGTGATGATTGCAAACTTGCCCTACTGCTCTTCCAACATTGTCGATCATTTCTATTGCGATGTTGGACCCGTGCTGAAGATTGCAGGAGGAGATACACGTCTCATTGAAGCTCTGGGCTTCCTAGTTGCTGTGGTTGTGATTGTGTCTTCCCTGGTTTTCACCCTCATTTCTTACCTCTTCATCCTATACACCATTGTTCGAATGCCTTCAACCTCCAGACAGCAGAGGACCTTTTCAACATGTGCATCACATTTGATTGTCGTCAGCCTTTTGTATGGGTCAGTCTTTTTCGTCTACTTAAGGCCAACGGTCAAAAATTCTTCCTTTAGCATGATGAAGTCTGTTGCCATACTGTATACGTTCATCACCCCAGTGCTCAATCCCTTCATCTACAGCATTAGGAACAATGAGGTGAAAGATTCTGTATCAAAAATGGTACAAAGAATGGTTCAAGGTCTCTGA